Proteins co-encoded in one Brassica oleracea var. oleracea cultivar TO1000 chromosome C4, BOL, whole genome shotgun sequence genomic window:
- the LOC106338896 gene encoding uncharacterized protein LOC106338896 — protein MHIYTTCGVWEFGATTGWVFTADERGARLLLLESTSTLEDFKRMVLEDFDMEEDSLPDLELSYLPNELINTSTCPPVIIANDRQLQNFVCFVQKCVSTRLCVTSKAKVENLNEPDFDLNKSPADSTTAQEEGNSVDRGNEPAPVFVERQCEEKKEKIRRVEVDEDAYHADTMISAKEDVHKMSKFSVLNVVKKGQLFENKTLLKATFEICAMKHNFHYEVIKTDRQLWYVRCEDNACNWCVRAECLQDSEYFIIKKYVGEHTCAPSNKTKPGRTASAKTIGSLIMHRYEGVKEGPKCNDIIQIMLMDHGCEITKSLAWDAREYAVNAVRGIPERSYGKIPKYLHMLREANPGTHSSYEIDSKGRFRYLFIAFGQSLRGFNRVIRRVIVVDGTFLKNKYKGVLLVATAVDGNSNLYPLAFGVVDSENENSWEWFMRQLNSVIADDHHLAFISDRHAAIAKALETVYPTAKHGICIHHLLNNVVTYYHGKGLVGLVAKASKSDNWKIPKGC, from the exons ATGCATATCTATACAACATGTGGTGTTTGGGAGTTTGGAGCAACCACGGGATGGGTTTTTACGGCTGATGAGAGAGGGGCTAGGCTACTGTTATTGGAATCAACTTCTACCTTAGAGGATTTTAAAAGAATGGTTTTGGAAGATTTTGATATGGAAGAAGATAGCTTACCCGATTTGGAGTTGAGTTATCTACCTAATGAGTTGATCAATACATCAACTTGTCCGCCTGTGATCATTGCAAATGATCGACAGCTTCAGAATTTTGTTTGTTTTGTTCAAAAGTGTGTTTCTACTCGATTGTGTGTAACATCTAAAGCCAAAGTTGAGAATCTGAATGAACCAGACTTTGATCTTAACAAGTCGCCAGCTGATTCAACTACTGCTCAAGAGGAGGGAAACTCGGTTGATAGGGGGAATGAACCAGCTCCTGTGTTTGTTGAGAGGCAGTGCGAGGAAAAGAAAGAAAAGATTAGAAGAGTCGAAGTTGATGAGGATGCCTATCATGCCGATACCATGATCTCGGCCAAAGAGGACGTACATAAGATGTCAAAGTTTTCTGTGCTCAATGTTGTTAAGAAGGGACAATTGTTTGAGAACAAAACTTTGTTGAAGGCGACTTTCGAGATATGTGCAATGAAGCATAACTTTCACTATGAGGTTATCAAAACGGATAGACAACTTTGGTACGTTAGATGTGAGGATAATGCATGCAATTGGTGTGTTCGAGCAGAGTGTTTGCAGGATTCTGAATATTTCATTATCAAAAAGTATGTCGGTGAACATACATGTGCACCTTCAAACAAAACCAAACCGGGTAGGACTGCTTCGGCCAAAACTATAGGCAGTCTGATTATGCATAGGTATGAAGGGGTTAAGGAAGGGCCGAAATGCAATGATATAATACAGATTATGCTTATGGATCATGGCTGTGAGATCACGAAATCTTTAGCATGGGATGCTCGTGAATATGCGGTTAATGCTGTTAGAGGTATACCAGAGAGAAGTTATGGAAAAATACCGAAATACTTGCACATGCTCAGAGAGGCTAATCCGGGAACACATTCATCGTATGAGATTGACAGCAAAGGGAGATTTCGGTACCTGTTTATTGCATTTGGGCAATCGCTACGAGGATTTAACAGAGTCATAAGGAGGGTTATTGTGGTTGATGGCACTTTTCTGAAGAACAAATACAAAGGAGTTCTATTGGTTGCAACTGCTGTAGACGGAAATTCTAATTTGTATCCTCTTGCATTCGGAGTAGTCGACTCAGAGAATGAAAATTCTTGGGAATGGTTTATGAGACAACTAAATAGTGTCATTGCTGATGATCATCATTTGGCTTTCATTTCGGATAGACATGCGGCCATTGCTAAGGCGCTTGAGACTGTGTATCCAACAGCTAAACATGGTATTTGCATTCATCATTTGTTGAATAATGTGGTAACATATTACCATGGGAAAGGACTTGTTGGGTTGGTTGCAAAGGCGTCCAAG TCCGACAATTGGAAAATACCTAAGGGATGCTGA
- the LOC106338897 gene encoding uncharacterized protein LOC106338897 — protein MELELPKRLYAEGSEPRVKKINNSCRMELIRDLKKAMCAEYDDVKRDHVFTHIMAIAENDLKFSGKLVDSFICRQLITSKLHEKWFVFARTPLRFSLQEYHAVTGLKITRETNSDVVKWKNDGGFWSNLLHTGGKITLQSIRKVHLQEVHTWTRLDRMRLIYLCVIVGVVMGRDEKVSIPHMYIKLVMDFDKVRKFHWGLHSYDFLLSSIEKAMKKLGKKESYIFEGFSYALHIWIMEAIPDFGETLGRRVSDSFKGPRCGNWKEVAKVSYEDIIELEDSLTKKVTFSLFFSFIWLLYIFCLDFHVLTGMIGYSLGERKAELMDSAGFVVLMSYLYPEN, from the exons ATGGAGCTGGAGCTACCTAAACGATTATATGCAGAGGGTTCAGAACCTCGGGTTAAGAAGATCAACAACAGTTGCCGCATGGAACTTATCAGAGATCTGAAGAAAGCTATGTGTGCAGAGTACGATGATGTGAAGAGAGATCATGTTTTCACACATATCATGGCTATTGCCGAAAATGATCTCAAGTTCTCTGGGAAACTAGTGGATAGCTTCATATGTAGACAGCTGATTACCTCAAAGCTGCATGAGAAGTGGTTTGTTTTTGCGAGGACGCCTCTCCGGTTTTCGCTTCAGGAGTACCATGCTGTGACAGGCCTCAAGATTACACGGGAAACTAACAGTGACGTAGTGAAATGGAAAAACGACGGGGGTTTTTGGAGTAACCTACTGCACACAGGTGGTAAGATCACCTTGCAGTCGATCAGAAAGGTTCATCTACAAGAAGTTCACACTTGGACGCGGCTTGATAGGATGAGGTTGATCTACTTGTGTGTAATAGTGGGTGTGGTGATGGGGAGAGATGAGAAGGTGTCCATCCCTCATATGTACATCAAGTTGGTGATGGATTTTGACAAGGTTCGGAAGTTCCATTGGGGTCTTCACTCGTATGATTTCCTGTTGAGTTCGATTGAGAAGGCAATGAAGAAGTTGGGTAAGAAGGAGAGCTACATTTTCGAGGGTTTCTCCTATGCTCTCCACATTTGGATTATGGAGGCAATTCCTGATTTTGGAGAAACATTAGGTAGAAGAGTCTCAGACAGCTTCAAAGGTCCAAGGTGTGGCAATTGGAAAGAAGTTGCAAAAGTTTCTTATGAAGACATCATTGAGCTCGAGGACTCCTTAACTAAGAAGGTAACATTCTCTCTGTTTTTTTCTTTTATATGGTTGTTGTATATATTTTGTTTGGATTTTCATGTTTTAACT GGAATGATTGGATACTCTCTCGGCGAACGCAAAGCAGAGTTGATGGATTCGGCAGGGTTTGTTGTCCTTATGTCATATCTATATCCAGAGAATTGA
- the LOC106341023 gene encoding F-box protein At2g21930, producing MERQKSKLAKNNNMSDDVRTSGVGSIPLDLIPEILKDLPVKTLAWFLCVSKPWGCIIRNRDFVKFYLIKSSTHPQSLIFAFKSRRHSKHFFFSSSQHQDRDESSLSCVASYHMKCHSQPYTAITPSVHGLICYGPPSKLMVYNPSTRRSIALPIIDAHRLRMYHYLGYDPIGGDYKMLCMSRGMHARRGRGLAHKIQVLTLGNGSSWRMIEDCPPPHSPESPHICIDGVLFYGGYLDTSTRLLRKDHVVMSFDVRSEKFGIIKVPSERATRFTRMTRYNRKLALMFTGYGGFGCGYSGYIELWVLEDAARHEWSNKNFVLPRLASRDTLFQVFCAIDDSGEFVLAPETLRAPTFYVMYYDPNKNSMRRVDIEGIADKKLQFWDDDSDRRTISIFPGHVENLLFL from the coding sequence ATGGAAAGACAGAAGTCGAAGCTTGCAAAAAATAATAACATGTCCGATGATGTAAGAACAAGCGGAGTAGGTTCGATTCCGCTTGATCTCATCCCAGAGATACTCAAAGATCTACCTGTTAAAACCCTAGCATGGTTTCTTTGCGTATCAAAGCCCTGGGGATGCATCATTCGCAACCGCGATTTCGTGAAATTCTACTTGATCAAGTCTTCAACTCATCCACAAAGCCTCATCTTCGCATTCAAGAGCAGGCGTCACAGTAAACATTTCTTCTTCTCATCGAGTCAACACCAAGATAGAGATGAATCATCATTATCTTGTGTAGCAAGTTACCATATGAAATGCCATTCTCAACCTTACACAGCTATTACTCCATCTGTCCACGGTTTGATTTGCTATGGACCTCCTTCTAAGCTCATGGTGTACAACCCTAGCACTAGACGGTCCATTGCTTTGCCCATTATAGATGCTCACAGGCTACGAATGTACCACTACTTGGGTTATGATCCCATCGGTGGTGACTACAAAATGTTGTGTATGAGTAGAGGCATGCACGCTCGTAGGGGACGAGGCTTAGCCCACAAGATTCAAGTTTTGACATTGGGAAACGGGAGTTCGTGGAGGATGATTGAAGATTGTCCTCCTCCTCACTCTCCTGAATCACCTCATATATGTATAGATGGTGTTTTATTCTATGGAGGTTATTTGGACACAAGTACTCGTCTCCTTCGTAAAGATCATGTAGTCATGAGCTTTGATGTTAGGTCTGAAAAATTTGGTATTATCAAAGTACCATCAGAAAGAGCAACAAGGTTTACAAGAATGACAAGATACAATCGGAAGCTTGCTCTCATGTTCACTGGATATGGTGGATTTGGTTGTGGTTACTCTGGCTATATCGAGTTGTGGGTTTTAGAGGATGCTGCAAGACATGAATGGTCCAATAAGAATTTCGTTTTGCCTAGATTAGCTTCCAGGGATACCTTGTTTCAAGTATTCTGTGCCATTGATGATTCAGGCGAGTTTGTTTTGGCACCAGAAACTTTGCGCGCACCAACGTTTTATGTTATGTATTATGATCCTAACAAAAATAGCATGAGAAGAGTCGACATTGAAGGGATCGCAGATAAGAAGCTTCAGTTTTGGGATGATGACTCGGATCGTCGTACAATTTCTATCTTCCCTGGTCATGTTGAGAATCTCTTGTTTCTCTAA